AGGATGAACTAGTGGGTCGCATACGCACGTACGGCAGGTACAACATCGACAACTTTAACGTAATTCTCCAGAAGGAACCGTACGAAAACGAAGACTACATTCTCCCCTCGAATGATCACGACCTGATGCATAAAAGTTGTCGCCAGGGTGCGGACGATGAGCGCAATCCAGAGAGTGAGGAAAttgtggtgggtttttttaacAACCGTAGTCTCATTAAGGACAGTGCCGAAATGGTACGGGAATCAATCATAAACCTAACATTGAACGAAAGCCGCGAGCTCATCGATCGAACAATCGGTAGTAGCAAACCGTATCAAGGGAATGTGGATGGGACCCACGAAGAACAGCCGACAACAGACAACGGCACAGAATCATCGTTGCGTGCATGTAAAATCGATCCAACAACATATCGGTTGTACAGGGGTCGCAACTCCCTAACCGACATACCATCCGATTCACTTTCCTTCCAAGGTGATCAGCAACAGGACGATGGTAGTAACAACAACATAGGTAGCGTTGCCAACGGCAACTCAAAGCATACCCGTAATGGATCGCGTGATTGCGAAAAAGGGATTTCACTTTCGCTACCGTCACAACGCATGATACCAAAAGCTTCACAAACGGATGGCTTGATCGTCGCCAGTGCTACCGATTCGGAAGGAAACGTTCGAGAGTCGACTACATGCAAGGCGGCAGTAGATAAACGTATGAAAAACGTAAACCATGTAACGATGAACAGCTGTGGCAGTACGATCAATCTGAAGAACGTCACTAATCTTACAATTAATTCTTGTTCGGAGCGACCACAAGTGAAGGAAAGGGAACGATCGATACCGGAGGCCGATGCCAAATGTCCCTCAGAAGAAGGAAGCCCGGAATGTGGTTTCTACAAGCGGCTTATaacggaaaataaaatcctaCGCAACCATATACTCAAGTCGAAACTGGGCGGCGGAGTAGGATCTCGCTTCATTAAATCACAACAACCAATGGTGAGCTCCTCCGTGTCCGCAGATCGCTCGCTGTCCTCGGTTACGAACGATGAAACTTTGACAAACtcaaaacaaccaaccaacgaTACCGATGGTCTTTCGTGCGGCAGTAGCAGAAGCAgcactagcagcagcagcagtgctcCTCCAGTGGTGCAAGAAACCAGTCTTACCATTCCACTTTCAGAGCAGGAATTACGGCAGATGTTTGACGGGGTACCTTCGTCCATGTACGAAAAAAGCCTTTCATTTGTGTTGGGTGAACTGTACGGATTGCCTAGCGGTTTGGATAGTAACGGTGCGGCTACTCTAACAGGTTCCGCTCCAGGTAAAACAAAGGAACACACAATGCAGATCCAACAGTGGTTGAAGCAAATAATCTCGGAAGCGGAAACGGAGCCGTTTCAAAATGCAGAAATGCTTGAGTTTAGCAAAATTCACGATTAAACGATCGTGAAGCCATCCTGTCGGTGTATgttccaaaaaaccaaacaaacagacCGTGTTTAAACATCCGTGTGAATACAATTTCTTATCATTATCTGTGATTATTTAGGTTCCATATACATTTTGAGTGAGTTGAAATTAACGCCACCCAAAAACGAACATATCTTGTTCGATATTCGCAAACTGATGTTCTCGCGACAAAGATTTCCCTCAGACCCTTTTCACCGTTATTATTTGCACATATGTTTTCTTTGGGTTTCTATCCTTTGTTAACttaatcttttgtttttcattttcgtaaAGTATGTAAAGTCAACATTATGCTTCGACTCGAGCTAGTTTGATATAGTGatttacttgattttttgtcaAATCATGTAACTGAATACTATCCTATCCGCTACATTCCACTATTCTGTTGCACACTTAATGCATATGATTCTAATGCGGATCATTTTCAAAGTTGTGTGCCATTGTGGACAATATAACGGTACTTAGATGTAATTTAATTCTTACTACAACCTTAAGTAAAGCAGAACCGCATTAATCCACAAGTACTCTTAGTCTTGTTGGGTTACTTACTTTATGCACCAGAATCATTAGGTGTCATGTTGTGAATTGTGTTTTCGACTTTTGAATGCAACAAACTGTCGAATAAAACTTTTACATTACATCGGCTTCTTACCGATGGCTTGAGTACTCaaataggaaataaaaaaaatcagtttaaaATAAGTGATTATTAAGATCACAGTTTTAAGGTTTTTCCGGCTTGCAACGGTATGATTAACAACGGCAGTAAATCTTAAAATTATCCATTTTGCACTGAAAGATTATGGGTGTACTTATGGGAAACAAAATGCAAGAAAGTAGAAGTAaatagtttgtgtgtgtgtgtatgccagaAATGAGCTCTTTCAATTGTCGATTCTTGGAAAGTATTGTAATGGCGTGTTcatcaaataacttttttggtaaataaatatttcaatataatCGTAATCTGTGTAATAAAAATGCGAACAATTCATGCGATCtcattacattttttacacAAGTATCGTTAATTAATTATATCGTAGTGTATGTTATAAACGGCGCCCGACTGGACCGggcatcaaatcccatccacgGATGGACAAGGAGtgattatccggctacgtggaaAAATTAAGTCTGTTaggccagaaatggccggcatggtCTTTAATGTCGTTAAGCAAAGAAGAAGTAGATGCAATGTTGGTTCTGTCAACAGCTTAATTTGTTGGTCGACTTCTTATGCCTAACCAATATTCAGGTTCAGCATACGTATAACGTACATAACGGTATTGTAATCGCTACCTGTTACGATTTTGAACCTATAAATGTTTGGTTTATAGGAGCATCATCCGTTCTACAGACTTGGATAGGAACTGTGACTCATAAGATCTTGCACATCACTACATCAACCGAAAGGAGTGACAGTTGTGATGCGTTACAAAtatcaacaacaaataaaactctTGTCAAGGGTTGGTTTCTGTATGTCAAATCATTGTTCATTGACGTAGCCTGAAATAGTCTAGTTTCTGAAGATATTTTTCGATTCCCAGCACAACTGTTTGCGTAGTAAAAATCGGAAACTTCTTTCACCATTGGACTGTACAATAACGAATTGTATTAGGTCCGTGGTCTCAAAAAACCGGTGGGCAAAAAAGTAGCGGCTTACAGCAGCTTATTAGTCTACATCGAAAAGTGATGGTGGCGGTGTATTGAGCTGGAGCAAATGCTCTGAGGTAGTGAACATTTGTTCGTGAacaaaattccatttttttaccttATCCCTTTACTGACTGtagttttcttcctttcgcaGACGTCGGTTCCTTTGggttaaattgataaaaatctGTTCTTACATCGGCTAAGCGACTTCTGCATCTGAACAGGTTGCTTTTTTGTAGTACCAGCTACATCCGTCTGTGTCGTACCATCCAGCACCCGTACGAGAAATTCCTTCCAGCCGCTTCAATGTCTCGTGGCCCTGGACCGATTCCGGCCCGCTGGCTTCATTGCCCGCGGAAATCCGAAACGCTCATAGCAGATCGTTTCCTGGCGTTTAAGACACCGCTAAAGAATGAGTTCCAGTCCCAGATGCCCGCAAATTGTTACTTTACTCCATTAATGCTGTTCGATGTGATGAAGCGACATAAGCAGCGTATCGGGTTGTGGATTGATCTAACAAACACAGATCGTTTCTACGATAAGAACCAGATCATGGACGCTGGTTGTAAATATGTCAAGCTGAAGTGCAGAGGCCACGGTGAAACTCCGTCCATTCAGCAAGTAGAATCATTTATTGAGCTAGTGGAAGAGTTCACACAGGAATTTCCGTTGGATGTGATTGGAGTACACTGTACGCACGGCTTCAATCGGACAGGGTTCTTGATTGTCTCCTACATGGTCATACGGCTGGACTGTGCGCTCGATGCGGCTTTGATGGAATTCGCTAGGGCTCGTCCGCCCGGCATATATAAGGGTGATTACATCAAGGAACTGTACGATCGATACGGAGAGGATAGTGAAGTACCGCTTCCGCCGCAACTTCCAAGCTGGTACTTAGAGTACGATGATGGAGACCGGTCGAACTAtcaggaggaggacgatggcGACTACCCAGAAGCTAACAGCAACAAGAGAGGAACGAAGCGAAAAAATGACTTCGAAAACGGTCAGGAAGGTCCCAGCCACAAGCGCAAACGTCCCTTATACAATGCAAACGCGGTCTTCATGGAAGGTGTTCCGAAGGAGTCCGTTAAATTGGTGAAGGATGAACCGTTAATTATGAAACTTCAGGATCAGGTCCGCACGATGTGTGGTAGCAAACTACAGGGCTTTGCTGGTGCACAGCCCGTCTCGATGGACAAGCGTAACATACGCTACCTCACCGAGATGCCCTATCGAGTGTCCTGGAAAGCGGACGGAACGCGTTACATGATGTTGATACTCCGCGAAGGGGAACTCTATTTCTTCGATCGTGACAACTCAGTGTTCGCTGTCGAAGGGCTGCGGTTTCCGTCACTCGCCGACCCACGTCGTCACATCACGAACACGCTGGTCGATGGTGAGATGGTGATCGACATAATCGGGCAGCAGCGCATTCCTCGCTATCTGGTGTACGATATAATATATCTGAATGGCCGCGAAGTACGAAAGCAACCGTTCTGTCAGCAGCGGATAAACTTAATCAGAACCGAACTAATTGAGGCGCGCAGACGTGCCACCGAGCAGGGCAAACTGGACCGCAGCAAGGAACCGTTCGGCGTGCGGTTGAAAGATTTCTGGGACATTACAAAAGCGCAGTCACTGCTCGGACCAAAGTTTAAGGAACAGCTGTCCCACGAACCGGACGGGCTTATCTTCCAACCTTCGCTCGATCCGTACGAGTCGGGCGTTTGTCCACGTGTGCTTAAGTGGAAACCGCACCACATGAACTCGATAGACTTCCGGCTAATGATAAAGGAGGAAAACGGGTACGGTATGGTCAAGGGCAAAAAGGGATTGCTGTACGTCGGTGGAATGGAACAGAGCTATGGTGAGATCAAGTTGACGCGCGAATTGAAACAgctaaataacaaaattatcgAGTGCAAATTTGAAAACGGCAAATGGGTGCTGATGCGTGAGCGTACGGATAAATCGTTCCCGAACAGCTTCGAGACTGCCAAGAATGTCTACGAAAGTATCCGTTGTCCGGTTACCGAGGAAGGATTGTTGACACTGATCCAGAAGCATGGTTATCGATCGGATTCCGAACTaatgccaccaccaccgtctcATTGAATGGGTGCTGGAATGAATGCGGGGAAGGGAGGAGGGGAGGAGCTAAGTGTAGAGTTTTAAAGAAGGGTGTTAAACATTGACCGCTAAATGGCATTGGTTATAGtgtgaaaaacatttaaaaaattcattcaGAAGCTGCTTGCTATGCCAAAAGTTAGACGCAGATATCCTCCCCAAGAGCAAAAGACACAGTAACCACGTTGCGTTACCATGGAAATGGTATTCGCTGCTAGGTTCACGTAACCGTTTTACTTTATCTCCTTCTAGATCGAAGACAATTTTCACTCGTTTCGGAATCGCAGTAaagttgttgatgatgttatGTATGTAAGAACAGTAGTATGTCATGACGTCATTCATCGATACTGATGTAGCACAcaatttataataagttaTACTGCAAATGTAGTAAATTTGTAGTTCCATTTTGAAGGTATCTGTATTTGTAAggcaaaatatgaaaatgacCTTTTGAACTTCAACCGTGGCAAACTATCAATTGAAGACGCATGAAAGGAGAAAATGTGCAAACGTTTGGAAGACATGTTTcgtaaaatagaaacattgtagaaacaaaaatcgacaTACATACCtagtttaattaattgtataataaaaacaagaacGCTGTAATAAAGTTCTAAAGATGCATATGAATCcaggtttgtttgtgttttagtaTTGAGTTTGAAACTGAGGCCCTGATCTCCATCCGTTCGTTAACTTCCTTGTTGGTTGaggcaacatttttcaaacaccaAGAAATCATACCAAAAGAGATAACACTTAACGCTATCCATAATGAATcaatattttctattattgATCATCTGACTCCCTAACACTATTTATCCTTTGAAGTAATATCACAAAATTAATAACTAATAGCAACGTCGGTTGAACGGCGGTGgggtttgtttaaaacatttaaaaacaatctttGCTATGGTTGCTAAGATTCACAGTGTGCTGAGATTCCGCCACGgtatttttcctccttttacAAATCATTTACAAAACTAAACATTATATACTAGTGAAACAATGAATCGAGTAATAATTGAACATCAATTAATGAATTGTTGATTATGAAGGTGTTTGTCTCAACGAATAGAAATCATTAAGCAATACTTACCTATTCATCCAATTTCCATCCTGTGtgtaacaaaatcaaaacattacatGGTGCTTTACCTTGGAATACAGTTTATTTAACGGTTAGAATTGAATTTCGATCGactaaaacataattaaaaattatcaccAGTATCGTTCGATAGAATGTTTCGTCGTGTGCTTTGCTCGCAACCTATTTTTTCTCCGTCTCGCGGCATGTATGtgcacacgtgtgtgtgtgtgtatttaacTTACGTTGTCGTTTCAAATTTCCTTCAGCAAGTTTTCATACGAACGAACAAtagtttgaaacaaaacgattttGTCTCAAGTGGTTCGCTTTGCACAGTAAAGTTTCTTTATCTGGGTGCGCACATCAGCACGAACGAACACGAGTAGAATTCTACTTCTTCAAAAACGTGTCCTTTCCACCTACAAACGCGCGTACAAACACgttaagatttgttttttatatttatctcAATAATGCTGTCTTTACGTAGCAAATCTTCTTTTACTACTGCCTATAAGTACTGAAAAGGGGGGAAAGGATAAGCAATTCCTCGTTCTTTTGTACATTATACAATTGGTTTTGCCATTACACGCGTTAAAATACGTTCCTAATACGAtacaatttaataatttaactaCAAAGAgggttttttctctccctttttcACGTTTGTCGTTTAAGGTACCCGGTTTTGGGTAGATTTCGCGCTTAGTGTTTTagtcacacaacaacaacagcaacaactagcttttgtccatttttacgtgtttttttctcctcctccGTATTTCGTTAACACCTTTTCTACCTTCTTcttcacacaacacacacacacaagaaagaGTAAGATGGggatgtatttcttttcttttgcgatGATACACGCAATGTATAAGTACCAACAGCGCGCGTTGTGAAGAATGTTCCGGCTAGTTGCGATGGGAGGTGCATTCCACCCATTATAATTACAATACACACCAAGTAAATATATTTGAGAGACCGGGACCGGTACCGGCATAAGCGTTTTACCGGGATGATAATGATGGATGATCAATGCATTTTGCGCCAACTGCAAAACAATCACGTTTTGTAAATATCACAATTCATTTATTACTCATTTAATGTATGCCGAATATGCTTGTGCTAAcgcttttctttgtttttgttttttttttgcttctctgggtttgtgtttttctgtaTATAGATATATGCTTGTATATATATACTTTTTATATTTACACCAGCAATCAACTAATCTGTGGGAGGTCTGTTACATTTTCtagcaaaataaatgaataaatttgtttctttttttgttgtagacATATACTACACACGAGAGCACCTCAATCACTACCACGCGTACCGCTTATGACTGCCATTATCTCTCTTTTTTGTCCCTGGAATGCTCGTTTcattaaccatttttttttgctagcgaGCGAGATTAGGAAGATATGCGGTAGAAGGTACTAACataattcatttccatttggTTGCTATTGCACAattgaaaccaaaacaaccaaatCTCGATGAAAGTCTCTATTACCGCTAGATATGTGTGGTAGGTAGCGGAAACCATTTGGTTTTACAGTtaacaaaaagaaggaaagttCGCAATACTGAAGTGCGCAGAAATCAAACATCAGAAACACCCGTCCAGGCCTTCAAGCCGGTTGATCTGGATTAAAACGATCAACTAGTACGTGTGGCTCTCAGTACCTGTGTTAACCCGTAAGCAAACGTCCGTCAAATCCGTTTCGCTAAGCTAAttgttatgtgtgtgtgtgtgtgtgtgtattggttGGAACCTGCTGCTGGTTCGGAAgcgcaaaacaaagaaaccacACGTGTGTACTACGTATGCCACACTCGTAAATATCCTTGTCGCTGGATCTGGACTTATCGCTGGAGCCCGCTGCTACTGTGCAGGGCGACGGCCGCATCATCATAGTCTACCTCGGTCTCTTCCAGTTTGGCCGCACCGCTACAGATACGACACTTGCAGCACACAATACACGGAGCGGCCAGCAAAAGGAGCGGTGAAGCCACCAGTAACAGTATCCCGAATCCGGCAAATATTCCAATCACCTGTGCCCGGTGCCACACGACCGATGCACGCGAATGGCCGAGTTTGTTCTTGCACGGTCCCTTGTCGTAGTGGCGAAGAAGGAAATCGTCCTGCaagcaaatggaaacaaaGCGTTATTAAGTAACATCTCGAAGCGTtcggttcgggttttttttttctttctttttggcgTGTGGAGCATACTCACGTCCAGACTAGCGAGACAGTACCAGCAGAAGACGTGTTTGCAGCGTTTGCACATCATCTGCGCGCAGCCCTCGTCCTTCTCAATCGGGACGGTAC
The DNA window shown above is from Anopheles funestus chromosome 3RL, idAnoFuneDA-416_04, whole genome shotgun sequence and carries:
- the LOC125768859 gene encoding uncharacterized protein LOC125768859, yielding MDINRNNAFFEKLKQNVTDTFDRVRKAIDMREKLLLRQLTVVVQQAQHITFEYDSIRFLGDGEDELVGRIRTYGRYNIDNFNVILQKEPYENEDYILPSNDHDLMHKSCRQGADDERNPESEEIVVGFFNNRSLIKDSAEMVRESIINLTLNESRELIDRTIGSSKPYQGNVDGTHEEQPTTDNGTESSLRACKIDPTTYRLYRGRNSLTDIPSDSLSFQGDQQQDDGSNNNIGSVANGNSKHTRNGSRDCEKGISLSLPSQRMIPKASQTDGLIVASATDSEGNVRESTTCKAAVDKRMKNVNHVTMNSCGSTINLKNVTNLTINSCSERPQVKERERSIPEADAKCPSEEGSPECGFYKRLITENKILRNHILKSKLGGGVGSRFIKSQQPMVSSSVSADRSLSSVTNDETLTNSKQPTNDTDGLSCGSSRSSTSSSSSAPPVVQETSLTIPLSEQELRQMFDGVPSSMYEKSLSFVLGELYGLPSGLDSNGAATLTGSAPGKTKEHTMQIQQWLKQIISEAETEPFQNAEMLEFSKIHD
- the LOC125768853 gene encoding mRNA-capping enzyme, with the protein product MSRGPGPIPARWLHCPRKSETLIADRFLAFKTPLKNEFQSQMPANCYFTPLMLFDVMKRHKQRIGLWIDLTNTDRFYDKNQIMDAGCKYVKLKCRGHGETPSIQQVESFIELVEEFTQEFPLDVIGVHCTHGFNRTGFLIVSYMVIRLDCALDAALMEFARARPPGIYKGDYIKELYDRYGEDSEVPLPPQLPSWYLEYDDGDRSNYQEEDDGDYPEANSNKRGTKRKNDFENGQEGPSHKRKRPLYNANAVFMEGVPKESVKLVKDEPLIMKLQDQVRTMCGSKLQGFAGAQPVSMDKRNIRYLTEMPYRVSWKADGTRYMMLILREGELYFFDRDNSVFAVEGLRFPSLADPRRHITNTLVDGEMVIDIIGQQRIPRYLVYDIIYLNGREVRKQPFCQQRINLIRTELIEARRRATEQGKLDRSKEPFGVRLKDFWDITKAQSLLGPKFKEQLSHEPDGLIFQPSLDPYESGVCPRVLKWKPHHMNSIDFRLMIKEENGYGMVKGKKGLLYVGGMEQSYGEIKLTRELKQLNNKIIECKFENGKWVLMRERTDKSFPNSFETAKNVYESIRCPVTEEGLLTLIQKHGYRSDSELMPPPPSH